A region of Plantactinospora sp. BC1 DNA encodes the following proteins:
- a CDS encoding VIT1/CCC1 transporter family protein produces the protein MTDAATPVSEHHHADVSGGWLRPAVFGAMDGLVTNIALIAGVGGGGVAPRNIVLTGFAGLVAGAISMGLGEYTSVQSQNEQVAAEVAKERRELERNPAGEARELVETWVQRGLPRHLAEQVAEVLRHNPDEALRVHVQEELGVDADERPSPWTAAFSSFLCFSVGAVVPLITYLLGFSSLWLALGVGGLGLFVAGAVVARFTKRRWWVSGGRQLLLGAAATAATYLVGRLIGVGVS, from the coding sequence GTGACGGACGCGGCCACCCCGGTCAGCGAGCACCACCACGCGGACGTCTCCGGCGGCTGGCTGCGCCCCGCCGTCTTCGGCGCGATGGACGGCCTGGTCACCAACATCGCGTTGATCGCGGGCGTCGGCGGTGGCGGGGTCGCGCCGCGCAACATCGTGCTGACCGGCTTCGCCGGGCTGGTCGCCGGGGCGATCTCGATGGGGCTCGGCGAATACACCAGCGTGCAGTCGCAGAACGAGCAGGTGGCCGCCGAGGTCGCCAAGGAGCGCCGCGAGCTGGAGCGGAACCCGGCCGGCGAGGCCCGGGAACTCGTCGAGACGTGGGTGCAGCGGGGGCTGCCCCGGCACCTCGCCGAGCAGGTCGCCGAGGTGCTGCGGCACAACCCGGACGAGGCGCTCCGGGTGCACGTCCAGGAGGAGTTGGGCGTCGACGCCGACGAGCGGCCCAGCCCGTGGACCGCCGCCTTCTCCTCCTTCCTCTGCTTCTCCGTCGGTGCCGTGGTGCCGTTGATCACCTATCTGCTCGGCTTCTCCAGCCTCTGGCTGGCGCTCGGCGTGGGCGGTCTCGGCCTCTTCGTCGCGGGTGCGGTCGTCGCCCGGTTCACCAAGCGGCGGTGGTGGGTGAGCGGTGGCCGGCAACTGCTGCTCGGCGCGGCGGCCACCGCCGCGACGTACCTGGTCGGCCGGCTCATCGGCGTCGGCGTGAGCTGA
- the map gene encoding type I methionyl aminopeptidase, producing the protein MTVRAPLTPGTLSPWRQVPPHIVRPEYVGKKRPKEWRGSHVQSAETIEKMRVAGRIAAQATQLAGEHCKPGVTTDEIDRVVHEFLIDHNAYPSTLGYKGFPKSCCTSLNEVICHGIPDSTVLMDGDIINVDVTAYLDGVHGDTDATFCVGEVAEPARLLVERTHEAMMRGIRAVAPGRQINVIGRVIESYAKRFGYGVVRDFTGHGIGEAFHSGLYVPHYDSPRPTDVMEPGMTFTIEPMITLGTHEYDVWEDGWTVVTKDRRWTAQFEHTIVVTEDGHEILTLP; encoded by the coding sequence ATGACCGTCCGTGCGCCGTTGACCCCCGGCACGCTCTCCCCGTGGCGCCAGGTGCCGCCCCACATCGTCCGCCCCGAGTACGTCGGCAAGAAGCGGCCGAAGGAGTGGCGCGGTTCACACGTGCAGTCCGCCGAGACGATCGAGAAGATGCGGGTCGCCGGCCGGATCGCCGCCCAGGCCACCCAGCTCGCCGGTGAGCACTGCAAGCCCGGCGTCACCACCGACGAGATCGACCGGGTGGTGCACGAGTTCCTGATCGACCACAACGCCTACCCCTCCACCCTCGGCTACAAGGGCTTCCCGAAGTCGTGCTGCACGAGCCTCAACGAGGTGATCTGCCACGGCATCCCGGACTCGACCGTGCTGATGGACGGCGACATCATCAACGTCGACGTGACGGCGTACCTCGACGGGGTGCACGGGGACACCGACGCCACCTTCTGCGTCGGCGAGGTGGCCGAGCCGGCCCGGCTGCTGGTGGAGCGGACCCACGAGGCGATGATGCGGGGCATCCGGGCGGTCGCCCCGGGCCGGCAGATCAACGTGATCGGCCGGGTGATCGAGTCGTACGCCAAGCGGTTCGGCTACGGGGTGGTCCGGGACTTCACCGGGCACGGCATCGGCGAGGCGTTCCACAGCGGGCTCTACGTGCCGCACTACGACAGCCCCCGGCCGACCGACGTGATGGAGCCGGGGATGACGTTCACGATCGAGCCGATGATCACCCTCGGCACCCACGAGTACGACGTGTGGGAGGACGGCTGGACCGTGGTGACCAAGGACCGGCGCTGGACGGCGCAGTTCGAGCACACCATCGTGGTCACCGAGGACGGCCACGAGATCCTCACCCTGCCGTGA
- a CDS encoding ferritin-like domain-containing protein: MSEALAAALAAEHAAVYAYGLIGVRLSGAAAEQARSAEAAHRGRRDALVLLLTERGGPVPAPEPAYALPFAVTDEAGALRLAVEVEERTAAVWRAALPATEGAERSRALDGLTDAAVRATRWRGTAGVSPATVPFPGRPA, encoded by the coding sequence ATGTCCGAGGCACTGGCGGCGGCGCTGGCCGCCGAGCACGCGGCGGTCTACGCGTACGGGCTGATCGGGGTACGCCTCTCCGGTGCCGCCGCCGAGCAGGCCCGCTCCGCCGAGGCGGCACATCGCGGCCGGCGGGACGCGCTGGTGCTGCTCCTCACCGAGCGGGGCGGCCCGGTGCCGGCGCCCGAGCCGGCGTACGCGCTGCCGTTCGCCGTCACCGACGAGGCCGGCGCGCTGCGGCTGGCGGTCGAGGTCGAGGAGCGGACCGCGGCGGTCTGGCGGGCCGCGCTGCCGGCGACCGAGGGCGCCGAGCGGAGCCGGGCGCTGGACGGGCTCACCGACGCGGCGGTCCGGGCCACCCGGTGGCGCGGGACGGCCGGGGTCAGCCCGGCCACCGTGCCGTTCCCGGGCCGCCCGGCCTGA
- a CDS encoding aldehyde dehydrogenase: MASNDSDATGSGTGDSDVTEVVNPATGLVVATVPQTSAAETAAAVDRAARAFDSWRRVSPGDRARLLRRFAAVVDAHVEELAELEVRNAGHTVGNARWEAGNVRDVLDYYAGAPERLTGAQIPVPGGLDVTFHEPLGVVGVIVPWNFPMPIAGWGFAPALAAGNTVLLKPAELTPLTALRLGELALDAGLPPDVLTVLPGRGSVVGETFVAHPAVRKICFTGSTEVGTRIMAGCAAQVKRLTLELGGKSANLVFADADLERAAATAPYAVFDNAGQDCCARSRILVQRQVYDRFLELLEPAVKAFRVEDPALETAEMGPLISAGQRRSVSSHVDGAEVAFTGGCPEGPGFWYAPTVLLARSPAERHWREEIFGPVVSVLPFDDEAEAVALANDTEYGLSGSIWTRDLGRAIRVARGVESGNLSVNSHSSVRYWTPFGGMKRSGLGRELGPDALHAFTDVKNVFLATDG, translated from the coding sequence GTGGCTTCGAACGACTCTGACGCCACCGGTTCCGGCACCGGGGACTCCGACGTCACCGAGGTGGTCAACCCGGCGACCGGGCTGGTGGTGGCGACGGTGCCGCAGACGAGCGCGGCCGAGACGGCGGCGGCGGTCGACCGGGCGGCCCGGGCGTTCGACTCGTGGCGTCGGGTGTCGCCGGGCGACCGGGCCCGGCTGCTGCGCCGGTTCGCCGCCGTCGTCGACGCGCACGTCGAGGAGCTGGCCGAACTGGAGGTGCGCAACGCCGGGCACACCGTCGGCAACGCCCGCTGGGAGGCCGGCAACGTCCGGGACGTGCTCGACTACTACGCCGGGGCGCCGGAGCGGCTGACCGGGGCGCAGATCCCGGTGCCGGGCGGGCTGGACGTCACCTTCCACGAGCCGCTCGGCGTGGTCGGGGTGATCGTGCCGTGGAACTTCCCGATGCCGATCGCCGGCTGGGGGTTCGCCCCGGCGCTCGCCGCCGGCAACACGGTACTGCTCAAGCCGGCCGAGCTGACCCCGCTGACCGCGCTCCGCCTCGGCGAGCTGGCGCTCGACGCCGGGCTGCCGCCGGACGTGCTCACCGTGCTGCCGGGCCGGGGGAGTGTGGTGGGCGAGACGTTCGTGGCGCATCCGGCCGTCCGGAAGATCTGCTTCACCGGGTCGACCGAGGTGGGTACCCGGATCATGGCCGGCTGTGCCGCCCAGGTGAAGCGGCTGACCCTGGAACTCGGCGGCAAGAGCGCCAACCTGGTCTTCGCCGACGCGGACCTGGAGCGGGCGGCGGCGACCGCGCCGTACGCGGTCTTCGACAACGCCGGCCAGGACTGCTGCGCGCGGTCCCGGATCCTGGTGCAGCGCCAGGTGTACGACCGCTTCCTGGAGTTGCTGGAGCCGGCGGTCAAGGCGTTCCGGGTCGAGGATCCGGCGCTGGAGACGGCGGAGATGGGCCCGCTCATCTCGGCCGGACAGCGCCGATCCGTCTCCTCCCATGTCGACGGTGCCGAGGTCGCCTTCACCGGCGGCTGCCCCGAGGGGCCCGGCTTCTGGTACGCCCCGACGGTCCTGCTGGCCCGCTCGCCGGCCGAGCGGCACTGGCGGGAGGAGATCTTCGGGCCGGTCGTCTCGGTGCTCCCCTTCGACGACGAGGCCGAGGCGGTGGCGCTGGCCAACGACACCGAGTACGGCCTCTCCGGCTCGATCTGGACCCGCGACCTGGGCCGGGCGATCCGGGTGGCCCGGGGCGTCGAGTCCGGCAACCTCAGCGTCAACTCGCACTCGTCGGTGCGCTACTGGACGCCGTTCGGCGGGATGAAACGCTCCGGCCTGGGCCGGGAGTTGGGCCCGGACGCCCTGCACGCGTTCACCGACGTCAAGAACGTCTTCCTGGCCACTGACGGGTAG
- a CDS encoding DUF397 domain-containing protein, translated as MDLTKANWRKSTRSGGSGGNCVEVADNLPGVVLVRDSKDRDGGTLAFDAEAWGAFVGLAKGR; from the coding sequence ATGGATCTGACGAAGGCGAACTGGCGGAAGTCCACCCGCAGCGGCGGCAGCGGCGGGAACTGCGTCGAGGTGGCCGACAACCTGCCGGGGGTCGTACTCGTGCGGGACAGCAAGGACCGGGACGGTGGCACGCTCGCCTTCGACGCCGAGGCGTGGGGCGCGTTCGTCGGGCTGGCGAAGGGCCGTTGA
- the nusA gene encoding transcription termination factor NusA, which translates to MNIDLAALRALEREREIPFDTILAAIETALLTAYRHTEGAQAHARVEIDRKTGAALVYAQEQDADGTVIREFDDTPHDFGRIAAMTAKQVILQRLREATDEVHFGEYAGRDGDLVTGVVQAHEARSEKGIVSVDLGKVEAVLPQAEQVPGELYEHGQRIRCVVVHVVKGFRGPQITLSRSHPNLVKKLFALEVPEIADGTVEIAAIAREAGHRTKIAVRSTVPGVNAKGACIGPMGQRVRAVMSELHGEKIDIIDWSDDPAQFVGNALSPAKALRVEVVDAATRTARVTVPDFQLSLAIGREGQNARLAARLTGWRIDIRPDTEQMPTQASAGRQGGPDHAAEADGAISAG; encoded by the coding sequence GTGAACATCGACCTCGCGGCGTTGCGCGCCCTGGAGCGCGAGCGGGAGATCCCGTTCGACACGATTCTCGCGGCGATCGAGACCGCGTTGCTGACGGCGTACCGGCACACCGAGGGGGCCCAGGCGCACGCCCGGGTCGAGATCGACCGCAAGACCGGCGCCGCCCTGGTCTACGCCCAGGAGCAGGACGCCGACGGTACGGTGATTCGGGAGTTCGACGACACTCCGCACGACTTCGGCCGGATCGCCGCGATGACCGCCAAGCAGGTCATCCTGCAACGGCTCCGCGAGGCCACCGACGAGGTGCACTTCGGCGAGTACGCGGGCCGGGACGGCGACCTGGTCACCGGGGTGGTGCAGGCGCACGAGGCGCGCAGTGAGAAGGGCATCGTCTCGGTCGACCTCGGCAAGGTCGAGGCGGTACTGCCGCAGGCCGAGCAGGTCCCCGGCGAGCTGTACGAGCACGGTCAGCGGATCCGCTGCGTCGTCGTACACGTGGTCAAGGGCTTCCGTGGCCCGCAGATCACCCTCTCCCGGTCGCACCCGAACCTGGTGAAGAAGCTCTTCGCCCTGGAGGTCCCGGAGATCGCCGACGGCACCGTGGAGATCGCCGCGATCGCCCGCGAGGCCGGCCACCGGACCAAGATCGCGGTCCGGTCCACCGTGCCGGGGGTGAACGCCAAGGGCGCCTGCATCGGTCCGATGGGGCAGCGGGTCCGGGCGGTGATGAGCGAGCTGCACGGTGAGAAGATCGACATCATCGACTGGTCGGACGATCCGGCCCAGTTCGTCGGCAACGCCCTCTCGCCGGCCAAGGCGCTCCGGGTCGAGGTGGTCGACGCGGCGACCCGGACGGCCCGGGTGACCGTGCCGGACTTCCAGCTCTCGCTGGCGATCGGCCGAGAGGGGCAGAATGCCCGACTGGCGGCCCGGTTGACCGGTTGGCGAATCGACATCCGGCCCGATACGGAGCAGATGCCGACCCAGGCGTCGGCCGGTCGGCAGGGCGGTCCTGATCACGCAGCCGAGGCGGACGGAGCGATCTCGGCCGGGTAG
- a CDS encoding 3-oxoacyl-ACP reductase codes for MVTSDRLAGRVAVVTGAGSGIGLATARRFAAEGAYVVCVDVAAEAGEAAADEVHGEFVACDVADEAQVRDLFDQVAARRGRIDIAFNNAGISPPEDDSILTTGLDAWERVIRVNTTSVYLCCKYVLPHMLRQGKGSIVNTASFVALMGAATSQIAYTASKGGVLALTRELGVQFARQGIRVNALCPGPIGTPLLRELFAKDPERAARRLVHVPMGRFGEPEEIAAAVAFLASDDASFMTAAQFVVDGGITGAYVTPL; via the coding sequence ATGGTGACGAGTGACCGACTGGCCGGGCGGGTGGCGGTGGTGACCGGTGCGGGCAGCGGGATCGGGCTGGCCACGGCACGCCGGTTCGCCGCCGAGGGCGCGTACGTGGTCTGCGTCGACGTCGCCGCCGAGGCCGGAGAGGCCGCCGCCGACGAGGTGCACGGCGAGTTCGTGGCCTGCGACGTGGCCGACGAGGCACAGGTACGTGATCTCTTCGACCAGGTCGCGGCCCGGCGCGGCCGGATCGACATCGCGTTCAACAACGCCGGCATCTCCCCGCCGGAGGACGACTCGATCCTGACCACCGGCCTGGACGCCTGGGAGCGGGTGATCCGGGTCAACACCACCAGCGTCTACCTCTGCTGCAAGTACGTACTGCCGCACATGCTCCGCCAGGGCAAGGGCTCGATCGTCAACACCGCCTCCTTCGTCGCGCTGATGGGGGCCGCCACCTCACAGATCGCCTACACGGCGAGCAAGGGCGGGGTGCTGGCGCTGACCCGGGAACTCGGCGTGCAGTTCGCCCGGCAGGGGATCCGGGTCAACGCGCTCTGCCCCGGGCCGATCGGCACCCCGCTGCTGCGGGAACTCTTCGCCAAGGACCCGGAGCGGGCCGCCCGGCGGCTGGTGCACGTACCGATGGGGCGGTTCGGCGAACCCGAGGAGATCGCCGCCGCGGTCGCCTTCCTGGCCAGCGACGACGCCTCGTTCATGACCGCCGCCCAGTTCGTCGTGGACGGGGGGATCACCGGCGCCTACGTCACCCCGCTGTGA
- the rimP gene encoding ribosome maturation factor RimP, translating into MTQRGRNTGRPRAGHRAPDRPREDQSARRLRLRAVIEPVVNTAGYDLEDLSVSRAGRRYVVRVIVDGDGGVSLDAVADVSRLLSKALDQAEETGGDLVAGEYQLEVSSPGVDRPLTQPRHWRRNVGRLVKVTVRGPGERPEQGGAEERPPAPADRQLTARVVAADDERVVLETDAGPVGWAYPDLGPGRVQVEFSRLEEIADDDLTAAGDDDYDDVDNGDDEDVEGEER; encoded by the coding sequence ATGACGCAGCGTGGCCGGAACACCGGTCGGCCCAGGGCGGGCCACCGGGCTCCGGACCGTCCCCGCGAGGACCAGTCCGCGCGTCGGCTCCGGCTCCGTGCCGTGATCGAGCCCGTGGTGAACACCGCCGGCTACGACCTGGAGGACCTCTCGGTGTCCCGGGCCGGCCGCCGGTACGTCGTCCGGGTGATCGTGGACGGCGACGGCGGGGTCAGCCTCGACGCCGTGGCCGACGTCTCCCGGCTCCTCTCCAAGGCGCTCGACCAGGCGGAGGAGACCGGTGGTGACCTGGTCGCCGGGGAATACCAGCTCGAGGTGAGTTCGCCCGGCGTGGACCGGCCGCTGACCCAGCCCCGGCACTGGCGGCGCAACGTGGGCCGGCTGGTGAAGGTGACCGTACGCGGCCCGGGTGAGCGCCCCGAGCAGGGCGGCGCCGAGGAGCGGCCGCCGGCACCCGCGGACCGGCAGCTGACCGCCCGGGTGGTCGCCGCCGACGACGAGCGGGTGGTGCTGGAGACCGACGCCGGACCGGTCGGCTGGGCGTACCCCGACCTCGGGCCGGGGCGGGTCCAGGTGGAGTTCAGCCGGCTGGAGGAGATCGCCGACGACGATCTGACCGCTGCCGGCGATGATGACTATGACGACGTCGACAACGGCGACGACGAAGATGTGGAGGGCGAGGAGAGGTGA
- a CDS encoding DUF5753 domain-containing protein, translating to MANKLILTADLIRTQLRLMRTNAELSQDEYGKLAHFSGSMVSAVELGQRPLDADYLARADKIFKTGNLFVSLLSLAERDGEPIWFRPWLDAERVAKQLRCFEPNLIPGLLQTPAYARAILRGADDTRTEEEVETLVNARISRQAILTQEHPPQFVAVIEETALRRFVNGYEKVMAEQLLHLLNMAERPHIHVHVLPSNAGLHAGLSGPFVLSRSEEGGWVGHLENQLGGSVVDRTEDVEALLGRWESVRNVALPAGQSLGLIKEIVRPWI from the coding sequence ATGGCGAACAAGCTCATCCTCACCGCAGACCTCATCCGGACCCAGTTGCGGCTGATGCGCACCAACGCCGAACTGAGCCAGGACGAGTACGGCAAGCTGGCGCACTTCTCCGGCTCGATGGTGTCGGCGGTCGAACTCGGCCAACGTCCACTGGACGCCGACTACCTGGCGCGGGCGGACAAGATCTTCAAGACCGGAAACCTGTTCGTGTCGCTGCTGTCGCTCGCCGAGCGGGACGGCGAGCCGATCTGGTTCCGCCCCTGGCTCGACGCGGAGCGGGTGGCGAAGCAACTCCGCTGCTTCGAGCCCAACCTGATTCCCGGCCTCCTCCAGACCCCCGCCTACGCCCGCGCGATCCTTCGCGGCGCGGACGACACCCGCACCGAGGAGGAGGTGGAGACCCTCGTCAATGCCCGGATATCCCGGCAAGCGATCCTGACTCAGGAACACCCACCGCAGTTCGTCGCCGTGATCGAGGAGACGGCGTTGCGCCGGTTCGTCAATGGCTACGAGAAGGTGATGGCCGAGCAGCTCCTTCACCTGCTCAACATGGCCGAACGCCCACACATCCATGTGCACGTGCTTCCTTCCAACGCCGGCTTGCATGCGGGATTGAGCGGTCCATTCGTGCTTTCCCGGTCCGAGGAGGGCGGCTGGGTCGGGCATCTGGAGAACCAACTCGGCGGGTCCGTGGTCGACCGGACCGAGGACGTGGAAGCTCTGCTGGGAAGGTGGGAGAGTGTCCGGAACGTAGCGCTGCCGGCCGGGCAGTCGCTCGGCCTGATCAAGGAGATCGTGCGGCCATGGATCTGA
- a CDS encoding nitroreductase/quinone reductase family protein encodes MSALGRPVSALGRAVRRLGHARWFAACTPLLVPADRLVARLTRGRVVALGLVPSLLITTTGRRSGRPRSNPLLYVPDGDAFVVTGSNWGRPEQPAWALNLLADPAATVTVDGTRIPVRARLAQGAERERLWALLVAEWPAYRTYVRRAGGRDIRVFRLERTSTEG; translated from the coding sequence ATGTCCGCTCTGGGAAGACCGGTCTCCGCCCTCGGCCGGGCCGTACGCCGGCTCGGCCACGCGCGCTGGTTCGCCGCCTGCACCCCGTTGCTGGTCCCGGCCGACCGGCTGGTCGCCAGGCTGACCCGGGGCCGGGTGGTGGCGCTCGGGCTGGTGCCGTCACTGCTGATCACCACCACCGGGCGGCGGTCCGGGCGGCCACGCAGCAATCCGCTGCTCTACGTGCCGGACGGCGACGCCTTCGTGGTGACCGGCTCGAACTGGGGTCGCCCCGAGCAGCCCGCCTGGGCGCTCAACCTGCTCGCCGACCCGGCCGCCACGGTCACCGTCGACGGCACCCGGATACCGGTCCGGGCCCGGCTGGCCCAAGGCGCCGAGCGGGAGCGGCTCTGGGCGCTGCTGGTGGCCGAGTGGCCGGCGTACCGGACCTACGTTCGCCGGGCCGGCGGCCGGGACATCCGGGTCTTCCGACTCGAACGGACCTCCACCGAGGGTTAG
- a CDS encoding VCBS repeat-containing protein — protein MDRRRRPVGAVLGERRARTAGRRPHGWLAVLLCAGTLAAAIPAPAGAAGAFQPIHGDMNGDGRVDRVTSGGSGDRCRISVAHGLPQGGYGPVTDHYYRLPGFTGRIIDCPDTGEYVDLGGDATPELVLAWFNGPSNSLGYCTLVLREYRPIATHRFVCRPGGIHSADFDGDGLRDIYIVTDDPDGFQTYRNTPAGRLVPGAPSHWGNNRGYHIADFDGDGGMDVVLHYIEGAERPYEGFVAAFGDGTKVQLAGEDEYETFRVVDADRDGRPDVELRTPSVVSVRINRGDQTFVEAPLANGERVDAWRGRPNVLAVRANDYASWNAALSVTGQPRYGRVTRSASGRELVYERTAAHGLADTFSYRLSQNGRSDTANVTVRMRD, from the coding sequence ATGGACCGCAGGAGAAGACCGGTCGGTGCGGTGCTCGGGGAGCGCCGCGCGCGGACCGCTGGAAGACGTCCGCACGGCTGGCTCGCCGTGCTGCTCTGCGCCGGTACGCTGGCCGCCGCGATCCCGGCCCCGGCCGGGGCCGCCGGCGCGTTCCAGCCGATCCACGGCGACATGAACGGCGACGGCCGCGTCGACCGGGTGACCTCCGGTGGCTCCGGCGACCGGTGCCGGATCTCCGTGGCACACGGGCTGCCGCAGGGCGGGTACGGCCCGGTGACCGACCACTACTACCGGCTGCCGGGCTTCACCGGCCGGATCATCGACTGCCCCGACACCGGGGAGTACGTCGACCTCGGCGGCGACGCCACGCCGGAACTCGTACTCGCCTGGTTCAACGGGCCGTCGAACAGCCTCGGCTACTGCACGCTGGTACTCCGGGAGTACCGTCCGATCGCCACACACCGGTTCGTGTGCCGTCCCGGCGGCATCCACTCGGCCGACTTCGACGGCGACGGGCTGCGCGACATCTACATCGTCACCGACGATCCGGACGGCTTCCAGACCTACCGGAACACCCCTGCCGGTCGGCTGGTCCCCGGAGCGCCGAGCCACTGGGGCAACAATCGCGGCTACCACATCGCCGACTTCGACGGCGACGGCGGGATGGACGTGGTGCTGCACTACATCGAGGGCGCGGAGCGGCCCTACGAGGGCTTCGTCGCGGCCTTCGGCGACGGCACCAAGGTGCAGTTGGCCGGCGAGGACGAGTACGAGACGTTCCGGGTCGTCGACGCGGACCGGGACGGTCGACCCGACGTGGAACTCCGCACCCCGAGCGTCGTGTCGGTGCGGATCAACCGGGGGGACCAGACCTTCGTCGAGGCACCGTTGGCCAACGGCGAGCGGGTGGACGCGTGGCGGGGCCGGCCGAACGTGCTCGCGGTGCGGGCCAACGACTACGCGAGTTGGAACGCCGCGCTGTCGGTGACCGGGCAGCCCCGGTACGGCCGGGTGACCCGGTCCGCCTCCGGCCGGGAGCTGGTCTACGAGCGCACCGCCGCGCACGGTCTGGCCGACACCTTCAGCTACCGGCTCAGCCAGAACGGCCGCAGCGACACCGCGAACGTCACGGTCCGGATGCGGGATTGA
- a CDS encoding glutaredoxin domain-containing protein, translated as MGEDRGEVVLYWRPGCPYCMKLRFRLLFTRLPVRKVNIWRDPDAAAFVRSVADGNETVPTVTVAGHPMVNPSHRQLLAAVREHAPRLLNDQG; from the coding sequence ATGGGCGAGGATCGGGGCGAGGTCGTCCTCTACTGGCGACCGGGGTGCCCGTACTGCATGAAGCTGCGGTTCCGGCTGCTCTTCACCCGGCTGCCGGTCAGGAAGGTGAACATCTGGCGGGATCCGGACGCGGCGGCCTTCGTCCGCTCGGTGGCGGACGGCAACGAGACCGTGCCGACGGTGACGGTTGCCGGTCACCCGATGGTCAACCCGTCCCACCGCCAGCTCCTCGCGGCGGTACGCGAGCACGCCCCGCGTCTACTGAACGACCAGGGCTGA